The Schistocerca americana isolate TAMUIC-IGC-003095 chromosome 5, iqSchAmer2.1, whole genome shotgun sequence genome includes a window with the following:
- the LOC124615934 gene encoding leptin receptor gene-related protein isoform X1: MFYIVLVFSRLVSLAFAGSIGMTLVILGCALPSYKIWWPFFVVLFYILAPLPTLIARRYNENSGASSTSAYELAIFVTMGFVVSSFALPIVLARSPSNDPVIQWGACYLTLAGNVVVYATLVGFFMTFDAEDSDYTMW; the protein is encoded by the exons atgttttatATTGTACTTGTCTTTTCTAGGTTGGTTTCATTGGCCTTCGCAGGGTCAATTGGTATGACCTTGGTTATTCTAGGATGTGCTCTGCCGTCCTACAA gaTTTGGTGGCCTTTTTTTGTTGTCCTCTTCTATATACTTGCACCCCTACCAACTCTGATTGCTCGCCGCTACAATGAAAACTCTGGAGCGAGCAGTACAAGTGCTTATGAGCTGGCAATATTTGTTACAATGGGGTTTGTGGTGTCATCTTTTGCTCTGCCTATCGTGTTAGCTCGTTCGCCATCAAATGATCCAGTT ATTCAGTGGGGTGCTTGTTACCTGACATTAGCAGGGAATGTTGTTGTCTATGCAACTCTAGTTGGGTTTTTCATGACCTTTGATGCAGAGGACTCCGACTATACTATGTGGTGA
- the LOC124615934 gene encoding leptin receptor gene-related protein isoform X3: MTLVILGCALPSYKIWWPFFVVLFYILAPLPTLIARRYNENSGASSTSAYELAIFVTMGFVVSSFALPIVLARSPSNDPVIQWGACYLTLAGNVVVYATLVGFFMTFDAEDSDYTM, translated from the exons ATGACCTTGGTTATTCTAGGATGTGCTCTGCCGTCCTACAA gaTTTGGTGGCCTTTTTTTGTTGTCCTCTTCTATATACTTGCACCCCTACCAACTCTGATTGCTCGCCGCTACAATGAAAACTCTGGAGCGAGCAGTACAAGTGCTTATGAGCTGGCAATATTTGTTACAATGGGGTTTGTGGTGTCATCTTTTGCTCTGCCTATCGTGTTAGCTCGTTCGCCATCAAATGATCCAGTT ATTCAGTGGGGTGCTTGTTACCTGACATTAGCAGGGAATGTTGTTGTCTATGCAACTCTAGTTGGGTTTTTCATGACCTTTGATGCAGAGGACTCCGACTATACTATGTG a
- the LOC124615934 gene encoding leptin receptor gene-related protein isoform X2, which yields MTLVILGCALPSYKIWWPFFVVLFYILAPLPTLIARRYNENSGASSTSAYELAIFVTMGFVVSSFALPIVLARSPSNDPVIQWGACYLTLAGNVVVYATLVGFFMTFDAEDSDYTMW from the exons ATGACCTTGGTTATTCTAGGATGTGCTCTGCCGTCCTACAA gaTTTGGTGGCCTTTTTTTGTTGTCCTCTTCTATATACTTGCACCCCTACCAACTCTGATTGCTCGCCGCTACAATGAAAACTCTGGAGCGAGCAGTACAAGTGCTTATGAGCTGGCAATATTTGTTACAATGGGGTTTGTGGTGTCATCTTTTGCTCTGCCTATCGTGTTAGCTCGTTCGCCATCAAATGATCCAGTT ATTCAGTGGGGTGCTTGTTACCTGACATTAGCAGGGAATGTTGTTGTCTATGCAACTCTAGTTGGGTTTTTCATGACCTTTGATGCAGAGGACTCCGACTATACTATGTGGTGA